The Synechococcus sp. MVIR-18-1 region CTGGCGTTGGTGAACAGCGAGCCGATCCTGCTCACCTTGCGCAAGATGCTCGAGGTGTTCCTCGAGTTCAGAGTTGAGACGATTGAACGCCGCACGCGCTATCTGCTGCGCAAGGCGGAAGAGCGCGATCACATTCTCCTGGGCTTGTTGCTGGCCCTGGACCAACTTGATCCGATCATTGCCCTGATTCGTGCGGCACCCGATGCCGCAACAGCGCGCACGCAGTTGCAGGAGCGCCATGGTTTGTCTGCTGTGCAAGCAGACGCCATCTTGCAGATGCAGCTCAGGCGTCTTACGGCGTTGGAAGCGGACAAGATCCGCTTGGAGCACGAGGATCTTGTCACGAAGATCGCCGACTACAAGGACATCCTTGGCCGTAGGGAGCGGGTGTTCGGGATCATCGAAGACGAGCTGGGGCAGCTGCGCGATCGCCATGCCGTTCCTCGCCGCACTGAGATTCTGGATCTTGCCGGTGGTCTGGAAGACATCGATCTGATCGCCAATGAGCGCTCCGTGGTGTTGCTCACCGAAACGGGGTATCTCAAGCGGATGCCGGTGAGTGAATTTGAAGCCACCAGCCGCGGCACGCGCGGCAAAGCCGGTACGCGCAGCCAAGGGGAAGAGGCGGTCAAACTCTTTATTGGCTGCAACGACCACGACACCTTGTTGCTGTTTAGCGATCGCGGCGTGTCGTATGCCGTGCCTGCCTACCGGGTGCCTCAGTGCAGCCGTACTGCGAAGGGCACACCGATCGTGCAGCTGCTGCCCATCCCTCGGGAAGAGGCGATTACGTCGTTGCTGGCGGTGTCCGAATTCAACGATGACACCGACTTGTTGATGCTCACCACGGGCGGATACATCAAACGCACCAGGCTTTCGGCCTTTAGCAACATCCGCTCCAACGGTTTGATTGCCATCGGCCTGGAAGAGGGTGATGCGCTCACTTGGGTGCGGCTTGCTGTGCCTGGAGACAGCGTGCTGATTGGGTCTCGAGCAGGAATGACGATTCACTTCCGGCTCAATGACAACGAGCTGCGCCCATTGGGGCGTACGGCTCGTGGCGTGCGCTCGATGAATCTGCGCGCTGGCGACAGCTTGGTGAGCATGGACGTGTTGCCGGTGGAGTTGGCGGATCAAATCGCTGCCAGTAGCGATGAGGGCGATGAAGGCAGTGATGAGGGCGACACTGCTGCGGTGGCGGAAGGCCCTTGGGTGCTGGTGGCCTCGGCCTCTGGCCTTGGCAAACGGGTGCCGGTTACGCAGTTCCGTTTGCAAAAGCGGGCTGGCATGGGCCTGCGGGCGATGAAGTTCCGCACCGATGCCGATGAACTTGTGGGCTTGCGGGTGCTGGGTGCGGGTGAGGAGCTGCTGCTGGTGAGCGAAAAAGGTGTGATTGTGCGCACCAGTGCTGATGCAATCCCGCAGCAATCCCGCGCAGCCACAGGTGTGCGCTTGCAGCGGCTCGATAAGGGAGATCGTTTGGCCGATGTGGTGTTGGTTCCACCTGAAGCCGAAACGGACGACGACAACGAAGCCAGTGCAGAGGAGTCGTCTGAACCATCAGCTGAGGGCTGACCTTGGCTGATGGCGCCGATGTGCTGGTGATCGGGGGCGGTCCGGCCGCCCTTTGCATCGCTTCTGAATTGCATCAGCGCGGAGTGTTGGTGGAGGGCATTGCACCGAATCCGGTGGATGCCCCTTGGCCGAACACCTACGGGATTTGGGCGAAGGAACTTGAGCTCTTAGGCCTGGAGGATTTGCTCGAACACCGCTGGAGCAACACGGTGAGTTTTTATGGCGCGGGTGGCTCTGATGCAGACGATCAAGCCACGCCGCACGGGCTGGATTACGGGCTGTTTGATCGCCACAAGCTTCAGCAGTACTGGTTGGGCCATGGTGAGGGAATCACCTGGCATCAAGACAGCGTCGATCGCATCGAGCTGAAGGCTGATCGCACCAGAGTGGATTGCGCCTCGGGGAAGCGGCGCCTGGCCCGGGTGGTGATTGACGCTTCAGGTCACCGATCGCCGCACATCCGCCGGCCGGACCAAGGGCCTGTCGCTGGGCAAGCGGCCTATGGCGTGGTGGGTCGCTTTCAAAAAGCTCCAGTGGAGCCAGGCCAATTCGTGCTGATGGATTTTCGCTGCGATCACCTCAGCTCTGAGCAACGCCAGCAACCTCCTACTTTTCTGTATGCGATGGATTTTGGTGATGGGGTGTATTTCGTGGAGGAAACATCGCTAGCTCTCGCACCGGCTTTTCCTGAAGCTGAATTGAAACAACGCCTAGAGCAACGCCTGGCCAAGGCGGGAAATGCGATCACCGAAGTGATTGATGAGGAGCATTGTTTGTTTCCGATGAATTTGCCGCTACCTGATTTCAACCAGCCGCTGCTCGCCTTTGGCGGTGCGGCGAGCATGGTGCATCCAGCTTCTGGCTACATGGTGGGAGCGTTATTAAGACGCGGGCCTGGATTGGCGGACGCCTTGGCCGCGGCTTTAAAAGAGCAACCAGCGATGGGATCTGCAGCTCTGGCGCGCGTGGGCTGGCAAGCTCTGTGGCCGATGGAGTTGGTGTTGCGCCACCGCCTGTTTCAGTTTGGTTTAGGCCGTTTGATGGGCTTCGATGAACGGCTATTGCGCCGCCACTTCACGAGCTTTTTTCAGCTATCGCAAGCGGATTGGAGTGGCTTCCTCACCAACACCTTGCCGTTGCCGCAACTGATGGGCGTGATGCTGCGTCTGTTTGCGATCTCACCTTGGGATGTGAGGCGCGGGTTGGTGCTGGGGGCACAAAAATTTTCAAGCGATTTATGACTCCGGCTTAACGCATGATGTTTTGTGTTAAGTAAATATTAAATTAATAGCTGCAACCACTTCTTTGTTCGCTTTGGTTCGAAAAGTGCAGATATTTCGTGATCAGACGAGAATGCGCGTTG contains the following coding sequences:
- the gyrA gene encoding DNA gyrase subunit A, producing the protein MADPVGPGSGGPGESDERIIQTDLRKEMSRSYLEYAMSVIVGRALPDARDGLKPVHRRILYAMYELGLTSDRPYRKCARVVGEVLGKYHPHGDTAVYDALVRMAQDFSMSMPLIDGHGNFGSVDNDPPAAMRYTESRLQALTTDSLLEDIEAETVDFADNFDGSQQEPTVLPSRIPQLLLNGSAGIAVGMATNIPPHNLGELITGLLALISNPEITDQELMTLIPGPDFPTGGQILGRSGIRETYLTGRGSVTMRGVAGIETIEATGRPDRDAVIITALPYQTNKAAMIERIAEMVNDKKLEGISDIRDESDRDGMRVVVELRRDAYPQVVLNNLYKLTPLQSNFSAHMLALVNSEPILLTLRKMLEVFLEFRVETIERRTRYLLRKAEERDHILLGLLLALDQLDPIIALIRAAPDAATARTQLQERHGLSAVQADAILQMQLRRLTALEADKIRLEHEDLVTKIADYKDILGRRERVFGIIEDELGQLRDRHAVPRRTEILDLAGGLEDIDLIANERSVVLLTETGYLKRMPVSEFEATSRGTRGKAGTRSQGEEAVKLFIGCNDHDTLLLFSDRGVSYAVPAYRVPQCSRTAKGTPIVQLLPIPREEAITSLLAVSEFNDDTDLLMLTTGGYIKRTRLSAFSNIRSNGLIAIGLEEGDALTWVRLAVPGDSVLIGSRAGMTIHFRLNDNELRPLGRTARGVRSMNLRAGDSLVSMDVLPVELADQIAASSDEGDEGSDEGDTAAVAEGPWVLVASASGLGKRVPVTQFRLQKRAGMGLRAMKFRTDADELVGLRVLGAGEELLLVSEKGVIVRTSADAIPQQSRAATGVRLQRLDKGDRLADVVLVPPEAETDDDNEASAEESSEPSAEG
- the crtL gene encoding lycopene beta cyclase; the encoded protein is MADGADVLVIGGGPAALCIASELHQRGVLVEGIAPNPVDAPWPNTYGIWAKELELLGLEDLLEHRWSNTVSFYGAGGSDADDQATPHGLDYGLFDRHKLQQYWLGHGEGITWHQDSVDRIELKADRTRVDCASGKRRLARVVIDASGHRSPHIRRPDQGPVAGQAAYGVVGRFQKAPVEPGQFVLMDFRCDHLSSEQRQQPPTFLYAMDFGDGVYFVEETSLALAPAFPEAELKQRLEQRLAKAGNAITEVIDEEHCLFPMNLPLPDFNQPLLAFGGAASMVHPASGYMVGALLRRGPGLADALAAALKEQPAMGSAALARVGWQALWPMELVLRHRLFQFGLGRLMGFDERLLRRHFTSFFQLSQADWSGFLTNTLPLPQLMGVMLRLFAISPWDVRRGLVLGAQKFSSDL